The following are from one region of the Prionailurus bengalensis isolate Pbe53 chromosome A2, Fcat_Pben_1.1_paternal_pri, whole genome shotgun sequence genome:
- the LOC122486512 gene encoding olfactory receptor 2A1/2A42-like, giving the protein MEKNQTMVTEFILLGFCLGPRIHIIFFGLFSLFYAFTLLGNGLILGLIWLDSRLHTPMYFFLSHLAIVDIAYACNTVPRMLVNLLKPDQSISFAGCMTQTFLFLTFALTECLLLVVMSYDRYVAICHPLRYFVIMSWTVCITLVVTSWACGSLLALVHVVLILRLPFCGPHEINHFFCEILSVLKLACADTWLNQVVIFVACVFILLGPLCLVLVSYTRILFAILRIQSGEGRRKAFSTCSSHLCVVGLFFGSAIVMYMAPKSRHPEEQQKILSLFYSLFNPMLNPLIYSLRNADVRSALKRAMCKESHSQLE; this is encoded by the coding sequence atggagaaaaatcaaacaaTGGTTACAGAATTCATCCTACTGGGATTTTGTCTTGGTCCAAGGATTCACATAATCTTTTTTGGGCTCTTCTCCCTGTTCTATGCCTTCACCCTGCTGGGGAACGGGCTCATCCTGGGACTCATCTGGCTGGACTCCAGACtgcacacccccatgtacttcttcctctcccacctggcCATCGTTGACATAGCCTATGCCTGCAACACGGTGCCCCGGATGCTGGTAAACCTCCTGAAGCCAGACCAGTCCATCTCCTTTGCTGGCTGCATGACACAGacctttcttttcttgacttttgCTCTAACAGAATGTCTTCTCCTGGTGGTGATGTCCTATGATCGGTATGTGGCCATCTGCCACCCACTCCGATATTTTGTCATCATGAGCTGGACAGTCTGCATCACCCTGGTGGTGACTTCCTGGGCATGTGGCTCCCTGCTGGCCCTGGTCCATGTGGTTCTCATCCTGAGGCTGCCCTTCTGCGGGCCTCATGAAATCAACCACTTCTTCTGTGAGATCCTGTCTGTCCTCAAGCTGGCCTGTGCTGACACCTGGCTCAACCAAGTTGTCATCTTTGTTGCCTGTGTGTTTATCTTACTAGGGCCCCTCTGCCTGGTGCTGGTGTCCTACACGCGCATCCTGTTCGCCATCCTGAGGATCCAGTCCGGGGAGGGCCGCAGAaaggccttctccacctgctcctcccacctctgcGTGGTGGGGCTCTTCTTTGGAAGCGCCATTGTCATGTACATGGCCCCCAAATCCCGCCACCCTGAGGAGCAGCAGAAGATCCTTTCCTTGTTTTACAGCCTTTTCAACCCTATGCTGAACCCGCTGATCTACAGCCTGAGAAATGCAGATGTCAGGAGTGCCCTGAAAAGGGCAATGTGCAAGGAAAGTCATTCCCAATTGGAGTGA
- the LOC122488463 gene encoding olfactory receptor 2A1/2A42: MEENQTSVTEFILLGFCLDPGIQMLLFGLFSLFYAFTLLGNGLILGLIWLDSRLHTPMYFFLSHLAIVDIAYACNTVPQMLVNLLKPDQPISFAGCMMQTFLFLTFAHTECLLLVVMSYDRYVAICHPLRYSVIMSWTGCIILVVTSWACGSLLALVHVVLILRLPFCGPHEINHFFCEILSVLKLACADTWLNQVVIFVACVFILLGPLCLVLVSYTRILFAILRIQSGEGRRKAFSTCSSHLCVVGLFFGSAIVMYMAPKSHHPEEQQKILFLFYSFFNPMLNPMIYSLRNAEVKGALRRVLYKESHS, from the coding sequence ATGGAGGAAAATCAGACATCAGTCACAGAGTTCATTCTCCTGGGATTTTGTCTTGACCCAGGGATTCAGATGCTTCTCTTTGGGCTCTTCTCCCTGTTCTATGCCTTCACCCTGCTGGGGAACGGGCTCATCCTGGGGCTCATCTGGCTGGACTCCAGACtgcacacccccatgtacttcttcctctcccacctggcCATCGTTGACATAGCCTATGCCTGCAACACGGTGCCCCAGATGCTGGTAAACCTCCTGAAGCCAGACCAGCCCATCTCCTTTGCTGGCTGCATGATGCAGacctttcttttcttgacttttgCTCATACTGAATGTCTTCTCCTGGTGGTGATGTCCTATGATCGGTATGTGGCCATCTGCCACCCGCTCCGATATTCTGTCATCATGAGCTGGACAGGCTGCATCATCCTGGTGGTGACTTCCTGGGCATGTGGCTCCCTGCTGGCCCTGGTCCATGTGGTTCTCATCCTGAGGCTGCCCTTCTGCGGGCCTCATGAAATCAACCACTTCTTCTGTGAGATCCTGTCTGTCCTCAAGCTGGCCTGTGCTGACACCTGGCTCAACCAAGTTGTCATCTTTGTTGCCTGTGTGTTTATCTTACTAGGGCCCCTCTGCCTGGTGCTGGTGTCCTACACGCGCATCCTGTTCGCCATCCTGAGGATCCAGTCCGGGGAGGGCCGCAGAaaggccttctccacctgctcctcccacctctgcGTGGTGGGGCTTTTCTTTGGAAGCGCCATTGTCATGTACATGGCCCCCAAATCCCACCACCCTGAGGAGCAGCAGAAGATCCTTTTCCTGTTTTACAGTTTTTTCAATCCTATGCTGAACCCAATGATCTACAGCCTGAGGAATGCAGAGGTCAAGGGCGCCCTGAGGAGAGTGCTATACAAGGAAAGTCATTCCTAA